The nucleotide sequence GTCAGGCATTAAAAGAAACAGACGAATCCACCAATGTCCAAGTCGATGACGGTAGGCAATCGTATCGTAAAGCTGCGGCGCTTTCTCTTCTGTACAAAGCTGGTTCAATCCCTTGGGCTCACAACAAACGGTTATGAAAAACGTTGTACCTTGCTCAACCCATGCGGGGACATCGTGAGGCAACTTTTGACGTTTTGGTAGGTCCATTTTAAATCACGGAAAAACGGCTCGCTCGGCGATCGAGCCCTACCCTGCCACAGGCATAACCTTCATAAAAGGTA is from Verrucomicrobiota bacterium and encodes:
- a CDS encoding transposase; translation: MDLPKRQKLPHDVPAWVEQGTTFFITVCCEPKGLNQLCTEEKAPQLYDTIAYRHRLGHWWIRLFLLMPDHCHALLSFSPKVEMRKSISDWKRFTARKFDI